The following proteins are co-located in the Pseudomonas fluorescens genome:
- a CDS encoding fimbria/pilus outer membrane usher protein, which yields MASPRHVQSRKFKQFIRTLGAFIVSAFVVSVSAKASEENKEPHNSQDADAIFNPESLARRGLDPKIAEFLNKKPRFQQGVRRITLLVNGISRGSVDARFDSNGELCFDQALLDQGNLKVPDERQNASPEDPETCHAFLASFPQTELELRPSREEVALVVSTEAQRQLTEERGVFQEGGAAGLVNYDLFVVKSNFGEISTRHTTLNTVFGFNVGDWLMRSRQVLTEQNGDRRSRGLYTFAQKTFVNHRSMLQVGEINITNSVFPGYAITGFQMLPDHALQVKSRGGATVEGIAYSQAQVEVRQAGSLIHTTLVPAGPFRLSDIQLLAGNTDLDVRVIEANGEQRNFTVAAAALAQFSYTAPGYSMAVGQVRQFDKSEMHAPVVVTGTGGWLLTPQNKISSGVLLSQSQYQAAALTVDSSITPSIAVNVRTTVANAGDEGVKGAKAGIALSARLTKELSVGANATRRTEGFRDLLDTTKLGDARYMRGASIDQYGTSLSWRDSWMGEFALGYSTSNSLSRGSTQSFSASWSRRFTYFNLNANVMHSASSSYETDRTSWRSKSNEKAMYLSVSVPLGTGRSLRTYANKNNGRTTFGTNFSDSSGSFANYQVAADSNTENRQRNFSGNVGLLPRYTNMSLGYARYGEDNSSYNGRLSGGMVLHEGGLTLSPYSVEDTFAVAKIGSVSGVKLNTPSGAVWTDAWGQAVVPRLSAFNPSQVEIATNTLPRNVDIKNGQKTVTAGRGSVNKMDFSIISTRRVLLRARDDRGNVLPPGSSVISEDEKFLTNVATSGKIFLDSHQLGERLVVNFDGEKRCRLEYSLPEKADPNVYFESADATCKPI from the coding sequence ATGGCTTCACCAAGGCATGTGCAGTCTCGAAAGTTTAAACAGTTTATACGCACGCTAGGTGCATTTATAGTTTCTGCCTTTGTGGTCTCAGTATCAGCAAAAGCGTCGGAAGAAAACAAAGAACCACATAATTCCCAAGATGCAGATGCAATCTTCAATCCTGAGAGCTTAGCTCGCAGAGGCTTAGATCCGAAAATTGCTGAATTTTTGAACAAAAAACCGCGTTTCCAGCAGGGCGTCAGGCGCATAACACTATTGGTAAATGGTATTTCTCGAGGTTCGGTGGATGCCCGATTTGACTCAAATGGGGAATTATGTTTTGACCAAGCGCTGCTGGACCAAGGCAATCTTAAGGTACCTGATGAACGACAAAACGCTTCACCGGAAGATCCTGAAACGTGCCACGCATTCTTAGCGTCGTTTCCGCAAACTGAGTTAGAACTGCGGCCAAGCCGTGAAGAGGTTGCTTTGGTGGTCAGCACTGAAGCACAGCGACAACTCACAGAAGAGCGAGGGGTTTTCCAGGAGGGAGGTGCTGCAGGATTGGTTAACTATGATCTCTTTGTGGTAAAAAGCAACTTTGGCGAGATATCCACTCGTCATACGACGCTTAATACGGTTTTTGGGTTTAATGTAGGTGATTGGCTGATGCGCAGCCGACAAGTATTAACGGAGCAGAATGGTGATCGCCGTTCGCGGGGTTTGTATACTTTTGCCCAGAAAACTTTTGTTAATCATAGATCAATGCTGCAGGTAGGTGAAATTAACATTACCAACTCGGTGTTTCCTGGATATGCTATTACAGGTTTCCAAATGCTGCCCGATCACGCCTTGCAAGTTAAAAGCCGCGGTGGAGCGACTGTGGAGGGGATTGCATACAGTCAGGCACAGGTAGAGGTACGGCAAGCTGGAAGCTTAATTCATACGACGCTAGTGCCGGCGGGCCCGTTTCGGCTATCAGATATTCAATTACTCGCCGGTAATACTGATCTGGATGTACGTGTAATTGAGGCTAATGGAGAGCAACGTAATTTCACTGTAGCCGCAGCAGCCTTGGCTCAATTTTCGTACACCGCCCCTGGTTACTCTATGGCAGTCGGTCAAGTGCGACAGTTTGACAAATCTGAGATGCATGCACCTGTGGTGGTTACAGGTACCGGTGGCTGGTTATTAACCCCACAAAATAAGATATCGTCTGGGGTTCTGCTAAGTCAGAGTCAGTATCAGGCCGCAGCACTTACTGTCGACTCAAGCATAACTCCTTCAATAGCAGTCAACGTGCGCACAACCGTTGCTAATGCAGGTGATGAGGGCGTCAAAGGGGCAAAAGCTGGTATCGCTCTAAGCGCCCGATTGACCAAGGAGCTGAGTGTTGGTGCTAACGCTACCCGTCGTACCGAGGGTTTTAGAGACCTGTTGGACACGACAAAACTGGGAGATGCTCGTTACATGCGCGGCGCCAGTATTGATCAGTATGGCACGTCACTCAGTTGGAGAGATTCATGGATGGGCGAATTTGCGCTGGGGTATTCAACCTCAAACAGTCTATCCAGAGGTAGTACGCAATCTTTTTCTGCTTCATGGAGCAGGCGCTTTACATATTTTAACTTGAATGCCAACGTCATGCACAGTGCTAGCAGCAGCTACGAAACTGACAGGACTAGCTGGCGAAGCAAATCAAACGAAAAAGCAATGTACCTCAGCGTAAGCGTTCCTCTAGGTACTGGTCGTAGCCTGCGCACTTATGCAAATAAAAATAATGGCCGAACCACCTTTGGCACCAACTTTAGTGACAGCAGTGGTTCTTTTGCCAACTACCAAGTGGCAGCAGATAGCAACACGGAAAACAGACAACGTAACTTTTCAGGCAACGTAGGTTTGCTACCGCGTTATACAAATATGAGCCTTGGCTATGCAAGATATGGTGAAGACAATTCTAGCTACAATGGGCGACTCTCCGGTGGCATGGTGTTACACGAAGGTGGTTTGACGTTGTCGCCTTACAGCGTCGAAGATACCTTTGCTGTCGCCAAGATTGGAAGCGTATCAGGGGTTAAGCTAAACACGCCAAGCGGTGCAGTATGGACTGACGCCTGGGGTCAAGCAGTAGTACCGCGACTTAGTGCGTTCAATCCTTCTCAAGTTGAAATTGCTACAAATACATTACCACGTAATGTGGACATCAAGAACGGTCAAAAAACCGTGACAGCCGGAAGAGGTTCCGTAAACAAAATGGACTTCTCGATCATCAGTACTCGTCGGGTGTTGCTACGAGCACGTGATGACCGTGGAAATGTTTTACCACCTGGGTCGAGCGTTATCAGTGAAGATGAAAAGTTTCTCACGAACGTGGCCACAAGCGGGAAAATCTTTCTTGACAGTCACCAGCTCGGGGAGCGTTTGGTGGTAAATTTTGACGGCGAGAAACGTTGTAGATTGGAGTACTCCCTGCCAGAAAAGGCCGATCCCAATGTTTATTTTGAGTCAGCAGATGCTACGTGTAAGCCTATTTGA
- a CDS encoding DUF1120 domain-containing protein, giving the protein MYFSKLHLALFKYLLLLFSMLALGCNYARAESCEVRVDQPIVDFGHIRNPSSLAALDTLNLYPLGIRHISLNGTCRSTSKMVLAVSGGSEAGHFKFADGGQMRLRLYDALLDGRAVDLALIRTVGDVPELIAPSVVVLPGNMFVPFSGGLAAEGTLLTLQVEVSPGIPMREFKTVDTKIISGDVSFRIGQY; this is encoded by the coding sequence ATGTATTTCTCTAAGCTGCACCTAGCTCTATTTAAGTATTTATTGCTACTGTTTTCTATGCTTGCATTAGGCTGTAACTATGCACGCGCGGAGTCATGCGAGGTGCGTGTGGACCAGCCAATCGTAGATTTCGGCCATATCCGTAATCCAAGTAGTTTAGCAGCGTTGGATACGCTCAATTTGTACCCACTCGGCATACGGCATATTTCTCTGAACGGTACCTGCCGATCAACTTCAAAGATGGTGTTAGCCGTATCTGGGGGTAGCGAGGCTGGCCACTTTAAGTTTGCAGACGGTGGTCAGATGCGTTTACGCCTTTATGATGCCCTTCTTGATGGCCGGGCGGTGGATCTAGCTCTGATTCGCACTGTTGGTGATGTGCCTGAGCTTATAGCCCCTTCCGTTGTAGTATTGCCGGGAAATATGTTCGTGCCCTTCAGCGGTGGGCTCGCTGCTGAGGGCACATTACTAACATTGCAAGTTGAAGTAAGTCCGGGGATCCCGATGCGTGAATTTAAGACTGTCGATACCAAAATCATAAGTGGTGATGTCAGTTTTAGGATTGGCCAGTACTGA
- a CDS encoding MATE family efflux transporter gives MKVSSIAIDTKNVSSTYWRYATPTVAAMLVSGFYQIIDGIFIGHIVGVEGLAAINMAWPWIGFIAGVGLMIGAGAGTLCSIAQGEGNYENAESFLGQVFWLLVLLGVAAGILIIAGRDSLLTIQGASPSVQQHGSDYLQIIGWSSPLVIASIAMPILVRNLGAPMLATAMMLIGAVTNTLLDYLFIVEFHWGLRGAAIATVAGESISVFIGLVFLFTRYSSLPLNLCRATFVIKPLACQSILINGFSSLLMYLYSSFAALLHNTALMHYGSTANVAAYAITGYLMMAYYLLVEGLASGMQPLVSYFHGTGDSFAVRKVFVLALRVVLGTGVLFVLMFLMFPHIATQIFINGDDPTLDLMASQAVRLHLFMLFLDGFLVLTAAYYQAVSDSKKATIITLANMGIQIPFLLILAPWLGVIGILLALPLSTLVLALGVYPIIIREFSHRGCLKK, from the coding sequence ATGAAAGTTAGTTCAATAGCCATAGACACAAAAAATGTATCCTCTACCTATTGGCGTTATGCTACGCCCACAGTTGCGGCGATGTTAGTCAGTGGTTTTTATCAAATTATTGATGGGATTTTTATTGGCCACATCGTCGGGGTCGAAGGGCTGGCCGCCATCAATATGGCTTGGCCTTGGATCGGATTTATTGCTGGTGTTGGCCTGATGATAGGTGCAGGAGCAGGTACGCTTTGCTCTATTGCTCAGGGTGAAGGCAATTATGAAAATGCCGAGTCCTTTCTCGGACAAGTATTCTGGCTTTTGGTTTTGCTAGGTGTCGCCGCTGGTATATTAATTATCGCTGGGCGGGATAGTTTACTTACCATCCAGGGCGCAAGCCCGAGCGTGCAACAGCATGGCAGTGATTATCTGCAAATAATTGGTTGGTCGTCACCATTAGTGATAGCAAGTATTGCTATGCCTATCCTGGTCAGGAATTTAGGGGCACCTATGCTGGCAACAGCAATGATGCTGATTGGAGCAGTTACCAATACATTACTAGACTATTTGTTTATCGTAGAGTTTCACTGGGGACTGAGGGGAGCCGCTATAGCCACAGTCGCGGGCGAATCAATCTCTGTTTTTATTGGCTTGGTATTTTTGTTTACCCGCTACAGTTCATTACCTTTAAACTTATGCCGCGCAACATTTGTAATTAAACCATTAGCCTGTCAGTCGATTTTAATTAACGGTTTTTCTAGTCTACTGATGTACCTGTATTCTAGCTTTGCCGCACTCCTTCATAATACTGCGCTGATGCATTACGGTAGTACAGCGAATGTAGCGGCATATGCCATTACAGGTTATTTAATGATGGCTTACTACTTGCTCGTCGAAGGTCTAGCCAGTGGGATGCAACCACTAGTAAGCTACTTTCATGGCACTGGGGACTCGTTTGCTGTCAGGAAAGTATTCGTTCTGGCCTTACGCGTAGTGTTGGGTACAGGCGTTTTATTCGTTCTCATGTTTCTAATGTTTCCGCATATAGCTACACAAATATTTATTAACGGCGACGATCCTACTTTGGACCTCATGGCCTCTCAAGCTGTTCGTTTGCATTTGTTCATGCTTTTTCTGGACGGCTTTTTAGTATTAACAGCAGCTTACTATCAAGCGGTAAGTGATAGTAAAAAGGCAACTATTATCACTCTGGCTAATATGGGCATTCAAATTCCTTTTTTGTTGATATTGGCGCCTTGGCTAGGAGTAATCGGCATATTACTGGCGCTACCATTATCGACCCTTGTCCTCGCCTTAGGTGTTTACCCAATTATTATTCGAGAATTTTCTCATCGCGGTTGCCTAAAAAAATAA
- the tnpA gene encoding IS66-like element accessory protein TnpA, whose protein sequence is MQPTRRSCSKSFKAQVIQDCAQPGVSIASVAISHNLNANLVHKWIRLQSQKSTVLQPAFVPLPVPLAGTSLHSVSSNICVQIQHPRGTVKVNWPTENAAVCATFLRDLLR, encoded by the coding sequence ATGCAGCCAACACGCCGTTCCTGTTCCAAATCCTTCAAGGCCCAGGTCATTCAAGATTGTGCACAGCCCGGTGTTTCGATTGCCAGCGTCGCAATCAGCCATAACCTCAACGCAAACCTCGTCCACAAATGGATTCGGCTGCAATCGCAGAAAAGCACAGTGCTGCAACCTGCATTTGTTCCGTTACCCGTGCCGCTGGCCGGGACAAGCTTGCACTCAGTATCATCGAATATCTGCGTTCAGATACAGCACCCGCGCGGCACCGTCAAAGTGAACTGGCCCACTGAAAATGCTGCCGTCTGCGCGACCTTTCTTCGAGACCTTTTACGATGA
- the tnpB gene encoding IS66 family insertion sequence element accessory protein TnpB (TnpB, as the term is used for proteins encoded by IS66 family insertion elements, is considered an accessory protein, since TnpC, encoded by a neighboring gene, is a DDE family transposase.) translates to MIRIDAIRFATEPMDMRAGTETALARVIAVFGAAQRHCAYLFANHRANRMKVLVHDGFGIWLAARRLHQGKFFWQGSRHGSQIELGAEQLHALVLGLPWHRVGQNSAITLM, encoded by the coding sequence ATGATCCGCATCGACGCCATCCGGTTCGCCACCGAGCCGATGGACATGCGCGCCGGTACCGAGACGGCATTGGCCAGGGTGATTGCGGTTTTCGGTGCGGCGCAGCGGCACTGTGCTTATCTGTTCGCCAATCACCGCGCCAATCGCATGAAAGTGCTGGTGCATGACGGCTTCGGTATCTGGCTGGCGGCGCGCCGACTGCATCAAGGCAAGTTTTTCTGGCAGGGATCTCGGCACGGCTCACAGATTGAATTGGGTGCCGAACAACTGCATGCCCTGGTGCTGGGTTTACCTTGGCATAGAGTTGGGCAAAACAGTGCGATCACCTTGATGTAA
- a CDS encoding reverse transcriptase domain-containing protein: MQRKAFEVPKSLVWMAYQDVRRNRGAPGCDGQTLTDFDRQRDHNLYRIWNRLCSGSYFPPPVREKRIPKDNGKERILGIPTVSDRVAQGAVKRYVEAVIDPIFHPDSYGYRPGRSAHDALRQCSIRCRRKNWVLEVDISAFFDHVGHDLIIKALEHHQMPKWVILYCRRWLQAPMQSEMELLQERGRGTPQGGVISPLLANLLNRPGFRRHLHALN, from the coding sequence GTGCAGCGAAAAGCATTCGAGGTACCGAAGTCGCTGGTGTGGATGGCGTATCAGGATGTACGCCGCAACCGTGGCGCGCCGGGCTGTGATGGTCAGACGCTCACGGACTTTGATCGGCAGCGCGATCATAACCTCTACCGCATCTGGAACCGGTTGTGCTCAGGGTCGTATTTCCCGCCACCTGTACGGGAAAAGCGCATTCCGAAAGACAATGGCAAGGAGCGCATCCTTGGCATCCCAACGGTCTCTGATCGGGTAGCCCAAGGCGCAGTGAAAAGATATGTGGAGGCTGTGATCGATCCGATTTTCCATCCTGACTCGTATGGGTACAGGCCCGGAAGATCGGCCCACGATGCTTTGCGTCAATGTTCCATTCGGTGCCGTCGTAAGAACTGGGTACTGGAAGTGGATATCAGCGCGTTCTTCGACCACGTTGGGCACGACCTGATCATCAAGGCTCTGGAACATCACCAGATGCCGAAATGGGTGATCTTGTACTGTCGACGCTGGCTGCAAGCGCCGATGCAGAGTGAGATGGAGTTGCTTCAGGAACGGGGACGAGGGACACCTCAAGGGGGTGTGATCTCGCCCTTGTTAGCCAATTTATTGAATCGCCCCGGGTTTCGTAGACACCTCCATGCCTTAAACTGA
- a CDS encoding IS3 family transposase (programmed frameshift) — protein sequence MSNPRYPEEFKIQAVNQVTEKKLPVADVAARLGVSSHSLYAWIKRYSKPQAERQQDDDQHAELRRLRAELKRVTEERDNLKKGRRVLCQGVRLKYAFIKQRAGDYSIRRLCLTLKVHPSGYYAWLSEPQSARAKDDQRLLGLIKHSWLESGGVYGYRKIYDDLREVGEDCGRHRVARLMRLEGLRSQTGYRRRPGKYGGKPAVASPNLLKRQFDVVEPNKVWVTDITYIRTYEGWLYLAVVLDLFSRQVVGWSMKSQMTSDLAIDALLMAVWRRKPKQEVMVHSDQGSQYSSSDWRCFLKANNLVASMSRRGNCHDNAVAESFFQLLKRERIKRKIYTTREDARSDVFDYIEMFYNVKRRHGFNNQLSPVEFEKRYAMSLQGV from the exons ATGAGCAACCCACGTTATCCCGAAGAATTCAAAATCCAAGCGGTCAATCAAGTGACCGAAAAGAAGCTGCCTGTCGCTGATGTGGCGGCGCGTCTTGGCGTGTCGTCGCATAGCCTCTATGCCTGGATAAAGCGCTACAGCAAACCTCAGGCAGAACGGCAGCAAGACGATGATCAGCACGCTGAACTGCGGCGTCTGCGAGCGGAACTCAAGCGGGTCACCGAAGAGCGAGACA ATCTTAAAAAAGGCCGCCGCGTACTTTGCCAAGGAGTGCGGTTGAAGTACGCCTTTATCAAGCAGCGAGCGGGCGACTATTCCATTCGGCGGCTTTGCCTGACGCTGAAAGTCCATCCCAGTGGTTATTACGCTTGGTTGTCTGAGCCGCAATCTGCACGCGCTAAAGACGACCAACGATTACTGGGTTTGATCAAGCATTCATGGCTGGAGAGCGGCGGTGTTTATGGCTATCGCAAAATTTATGACGATCTGCGCGAGGTCGGTGAGGATTGTGGTCGCCATCGTGTGGCGAGGCTGATGCGTCTTGAAGGTCTGCGCTCTCAGACAGGGTATCGACGCCGCCCTGGCAAGTACGGCGGTAAGCCAGCGGTCGCCTCACCCAATTTGCTGAAGCGCCAGTTCGATGTCGTAGAACCCAACAAAGTTTGGGTCACCGACATCACCTACATTCGCACGTATGAAGGCTGGCTGTATTTGGCGGTGGTGCTGGATCTGTTTTCCCGTCAGGTCGTTGGCTGGTCAATGAAGTCGCAGATGACCAGTGATTTGGCAATTGATGCGTTATTGATGGCGGTTTGGAGGCGAAAACCGAAACAGGAGGTGATGGTTCACTCCGACCAGGGCAGCCAGTACAGCAGCTCCGATTGGCGCTGCTTTTTGAAGGCAAACAATTTGGTTGCCAGCATGAGTCGCCGAGGCAACTGTCATGACAATGCCGTGGCCGAGAGCTTTTTCCAGCTTCTGAAACGGGAACGGATCAAGCGAAAAATCTACACCACGCGGGAAGATGCTCGGAGTGATGTGTTCGATTACATCGAGATGTTCTACAACGTAAAACGCCGCCATGGTTTCAACAATCAGCTGTCACCGGTAGAGTTTGAAAAGCGTTACGCAATGAGCTTGCAAGGTGTCTAA